The genomic DNA CAGTTCTACGGCGGCAGCCACATCCTGCGCAACGTCACCTTCGAGGTGCCGCAAGGCAAGCTGACGACCTTGCTCGGCCGCAACGGCGTGGGCAAGAGCACCTTGCTCAAATGCCTGATGGGCGTGGTGCCGACCAAGAGCGGCAGCATCAGCTGGGCGGGGCAGGCTCTGGAGAAAAAGCCGCCGTACGAGCGCGTGGCCTCGGGCCTGGCCTACGTGCCGCAGGGCCGCGAGATCTTCCCGCGCCTGACGGTGGAGGAGAACCTGCTGATCGGCGCCGCCAGCCTCAAGAGCCCGCAGGGCGTGCCGGACCGCATCTACCAGTTGTTCCCGGTGTTGCGCAGCATGCGCCAGCGCCGCGGTGGCGATCTCTCCGGCGGCCAGCAGCAGCAACTGGCGATCGGCCGCGCGCTGATGAGCGAGCCCGAACTGCTGATCCTGGACGAGCCGACCGAAGGCATCCAGCCTTCGATCATCCAGGACATCGGGCGGGCGCTGCGCCTGCTGGTGGATGAGTTCGGCATGACGGTGCTGCTGGTGGAACAGTATTACGAATTCGCCCGGCACCTGGCGGATCACTACGTGGTGATGAGCCGCGGCGAAGTGGTGGCGAGAGGCGAGGGCGCGAAGATGGAAGAGGAGGGCGTGCGGGAGCTCATCGCGGTGTGACGTGACACGCGGTGCCGCATGATCGTAGTGCTGGTGTGTTCCCCTCTCCCGCTGCGCGGGAGAGGACG from Cupriavidus sp. D39 includes the following:
- the urtE gene encoding urea ABC transporter ATP-binding subunit UrtE; the protein is MLQVNALNQFYGGSHILRNVTFEVPQGKLTTLLGRNGVGKSTLLKCLMGVVPTKSGSISWAGQALEKKPPYERVASGLAYVPQGREIFPRLTVEENLLIGAASLKSPQGVPDRIYQLFPVLRSMRQRRGGDLSGGQQQQLAIGRALMSEPELLILDEPTEGIQPSIIQDIGRALRLLVDEFGMTVLLVEQYYEFARHLADHYVVMSRGEVVARGEGAKMEEEGVRELIAV